The window tttcttccgaAATCTTCCGGGGTTGCACATTCCGTTTCGCCAACCGCGGATCCGTGAAGCGCGTCTCGCGACTCGGCGTGTCCCCGtgcttcccgttctcttccacTTTCTTCAGAGGCTCCAAGCGCACGTGCCCgttgctcgcctcgcctcccacCCCAGCAGACGAGACGGAACGAAGCGATGCCAGGGAAGAAGGCCAGGCGgtcgagggaggcgagaccaTCGCActcgaagacgcagaagactggagagagagagaagggcggcCAGCTCCAGGCTGTCTCCAGGGGCCTACCGTCGGTCTTTGGTCCGGCGCTTCGCGCTCGTGTCTCTTGtcgcctgtcttctcggTCGCCTCCATCGTtgcctccctcctctctgtctcctgacAGGGAAAACCAGGGTCAGCCGGAGTCGGCCGTCCCACAcgcagagggaaaggcgggCAGCGCggacggggaaagagacactctggaggcggaggagggACACTCGGGGCGGCGCGCTGGTCGCACCCCCGAGGCGTCGCAGAAGGCGCGTGAAAAGGCGGAGCAGCGGGCGGAGCAGCGGGCGGAGGAGGGTCTCGGTCCACGAAGGGgaaacagggagacgcggaaccAGTCGAAacgggaggaaaaagaggaggggCGTGAGAGGAAGACATTAATCGCAAGTTAGGGTCACAGCCGGAGACAGTCCACGAAGAAAAGTCCGGAGAACTGTCCGtggctctgtctccctggtGCGCTTCTCGCCACTGCGACGAGAGAGCCTGAGACGAGGCACCAGACGATGCAAAGGGGGGCgatgaaaaggaagaaaacgcagaagagaaggaagaacgtgaagaagaaaaggacgaagccggagaaggaaacggagaggaggaaaacgaagaagacggcagcGGATCAGACGAtggaggcggaggaggagggcgaggaacagcagagaaagagggagcgCTCAAGTCTCTTCCCGCTTCGTGgtggggaggaagcgagagcggtGGATTTGCctcgcgagaggaggcacaGAACGAAGTCCAAGGGCCCCGAAAGGAAGCAGCGGGAACCGCGTCCGAGTGAACGTCAGCTGTACCTACACCTGGGAAAAGTTCGCGGCCAGATCCTTCGGTTGTAGCATCACGTGGACGTTGCTCGTGAACCAGGTGTCGGCCGTCATCCGCCGACACGCGGCGCTCTTCGGGGAAAACAAAACTTCCCGTCTGTCTAtcttcgcctccgctcgAAGAAACTTGATTTCGGTTCGCCAGAGATCCACACGCCGCACGCGGAGTTAGCACAACGgcgggcgacgaggccgGTCCAGGTGCACATGCACGtggagcagaagaggcgcagcCGACAGTGCAGTCTGAGGACGCGGGGGACGAGACGAatgagagggaagaaggcggaggaagagagttGTAACTCGAGTGAGAAGCCGAATTGGCCGCGCCCGCACTGGGGAGGCTCGACACTGAAGAGGCATGCACAGTCCCGTCTTgagcgtctctcgtttcctccctaCCTGGAACTCGGGCGACGACCGAGACGGAGGCACTCGCGACGCCTtcgttcctgtctccagCGTCCTCCGAtctgtcgccctctcttctctctcttctctctcgtccaaATTCGCGACTGCCGTGCACTGAGGGAGGATACTGCTCCCGCGAAAACGAACGGCCGTTGCGAGCGAACATGGGAGCCGGAAtgccgcgagaaggcgaagacgttcctctctcgtcaccctttcttcctccgtaatcctctttccttcctctctctgcctccagATGCCCGTCGCCATCTCCAGGTCCGCGCGACGAGGCCTCGCgggctttcctttctccctcgcgcggCCACCCTGCGTCTCGAGGGATTTCTCTCCGTGTGTGTTCACCGAAGCTCCTACCTGGCGAATATCTCTGACGAGACGAAGCCGTTCTCCCCGGGGAGtccccctctcgctcctggctctcctctctcttcgatcTCTGTCTCCCATTCTGTCTGCTGTCTTGCGCTTCACTCATCCACGACGATCTCTCCGGGCTGTCCCGTCGATGGGAAGTcctgtcttccctccctctcctctcttctcttcctgcacCCTTTTGGGCTCTCGTCACAGACAAGGAGCGAGAGCAATCTTCTCGATCTCTTCTGCTCCAcagcctctcctctcgtctcttttctctctctcttctctcttctctctctcttctctcttctctctctcttcgctcttctctctctcttcgctcttctctctctcttcgctcttctctgtctcgtctccatTCTCCAGTTCCCTCTCCTCGGTCTCGTCTCCATTCTCCAGTTCCCTCTCCTCGGTCTCGTCTCCATTCTCCagttccctctcctctgtctcgtctccattccctctcccttctctcccctcgttccctcctctcgtctctctctgtgttcctctcgcgcctcctctgaGGCGACTGGCGACAGCGccgcgaagaggccgagaagtCGGAGTCGCTACAGCCCGGCGACGTCCACTGGTGAGGCCGGGAAGAGTCGCTTCGGTGatggaaagacgagaaggcgtgAGCACCGGCAGCCGACTCCGGggagtctcttctctctaaggctctccctctgtgtccTGCCTTGCGGCCTTCCCGCGACGAGCTCCTCGACCGAGTTCTCCGGTGACTTCCCTCCCCTTTCCAACGGTGCGcgtccttcctgtctccctctctctgcccgtAAATCGTCCTCTCTTCACGGCTGTGCCCCCGAGGAGAGTCGCTGCTGGAAGGTTTCCTCTCATTGCCttgccgtctttcttctgcgtgtCTATGTCTCTCCCACCCTcgccctcccttctctctgctctcccgGTCTCGCTCCCTCATTCTTTCTCCGGATTCGTCTCTTTAGCTTCCCTTCGTTCcagtcgcctttttcctcccGGGCTCTCTCCGGCTTCATTCTCACCTGGCGCTCCGATTCCTTCCGATCTTCATTTCCTCTTCTCAAAATAAAGCGGCAGCGTCCAGGTGGGCGCGAACGGCTACCCACCGTCCATGCACGCGGTAGGGCCCAAAGGTCCGTTCGGAGTCTCGGTTCGCACTTGCCGACGCGCTTTCTGTCCTcccttcgcgttttttctctctgcctctccacgAACGCCAGGCGACATTCCACACTCTTACATATTTTCCTCACAGCTTCTCTTCACAGATTCGCTTCGCGTCGTTGCGTACAAGGATAAAAACGCCCTGCTGCATCTCGATTTCTCGCCTGCTGTCTTGAGGGCTccctttttttgtctcctgtccctccgCCATCATCTAGTTCACTCTCTtcagctcctctctcttctccctgaTCGTCGTTCCCGCGCAGCTGTTCCTCCCTGCCACGCGACGCACCACTCTTCGCAGCACGCTTCACGAGGCACCACAGAAAAACGTTGTTTTCCTGcctcctgttcttcgccgTGCCGCTCCTCGGGTGTCTAGCCACATGTGGAATGCACTGGAGTTCCGTGAAAAAACAACGAGTCAACAGAATGTACAGACAGTTCCGTTCAGAGCCGCCTCCATGTCGCCTTGCCTTTTTTCAGGAGAGTGCCTGGGCACAAAACGGCGCTCGCGAGGCGGTGACAGCCAGGGGTGAGATGCCacaagcgaggaaaaggaagcgacaAAACAAAGAGCCTCTTCACAAAGACACAgaccgcagagaggaaaaacaacaGGCTGTGCACGGGCACCGCGCGAACCGCCACGTGCGAGGGAGTGTCTCGCTGTCGAATCCGTGAGATTCGCGGCTCTTGGCTGGTTAGTTTCCTATTGCaggcaagaaaaagagaagccgcgTGCAACTGTGAAGGGTCGAGGGGACTTGTACTCAACGGAAAGCGTCCAAGGAAGACCTCGAAGTTTCGAGACGACGCCACCCCCGGAGACGGAACGACGGGGCAAGTGGTGAAAAGGCGCTCCAGGCAATCGAACAGCGGAGGCACACGGCCAGGAGCGCACAAGAGCACAAAGGAGGGCGTGCACATGCGGTGGGCTGTGAAAGCAGTTCGGGAACTAGGGAAAAACGGCTTTTGCCTCATACGAGCGTGTCGAGGCAAAGTAAGTGTGCGCAAACAGCGGACGCGGTTGTACATAGAGCGCGCGCGTCGTTTGTCGCGTGTCGCGGCGAGTCTCTGTGCAGAGTTTGTCAAGACAAGGGCGGGCCCTTTGAGCAGTttcgtctgtgtttctccttgTTCCTGAGAGAAAATGCACCGCTTGCAATCGGTACGGAAAGCGTGCGCGAGCAGTCGGAAGTGGATCGTTCCGAAAAGCTTCCAAGACCTAACGAGCGCGGTCACGCGTCAACTCAAGGCGAGACttttctcggtcttctcgGTGACCCGCGCGAAATGCTGGGAAAGGCTCGGCAGCACAGCGCCCGCCGACTCGCcattttctgcatgcaggcaagTGACAAGATATCGCCGGGGTTGCCTCGCTCCTCCCACAGATGTGGGGCGCGCGTGAGCCTGGCGGATGCCGCCTTAAAAACTGTgcgcgccttttcttcccagCAACGAGTGGAGGGAGAGGCCTTTCGCATGCGACCGCGCGGGAAAAAAAATCCCCCAACCCTGCGACCATGTGGCGCAGAGGAGCGACGTCTCCCTCGGCTGATTCGAGTCGCATGTTCGCAGGAAGGAAgcaaagcggagagacaTTCTCTGGTTGTTTGGAGATTCCTGTGTTGTGCGTGGTTCCCAGCGTCTCTGTGGACGTTCATGTTTTTTGCTTTGTGACCACTTCTCTTCGCGTGGGGAGAGCCGCTGGCGCCTGAACATCGCCGTGTGGGTAACCGACCGCGTTTTTCCAAGATGTCGATCCAAGTCTCCAACAACCAGGACTTTCAGCACATTCTCCGTATCCTCAACACCAACGTTGATGGACGCGAGAAGGTCGTCATTGCGCTCACCGCCATCCGCGGCATCGGGCGCCGTGTGTCGAACTTGATCTGCAAGAAGGCAGACATCGACACCAACAAGAGAGCGGGCGAGTTGACGGCCGACGAAATCAGCAAGGTGAGATTTCCCTCTCTGGATAAGGGAAGGCGATCTGGGGCGAAAAATGTGGACGGGGGACGCTTTTGCTTGGACTGCATACGGAAATCTGCCGCAGAGGGGAGATGTcgcggcagaggagacacgacagGGTAAATACCTGCGGCGCTGAGAGGGAGTAtgcagcgacggagaagaacgctTTTTTCCAGAGTTGCCCGCCATGTATCTGCGAGTGTGGCGAGGCGCTGTGGTGGAGCTTGACGGGGAAGCGAGTCAGATATGAACAGCGTGCTCAACTAAGTGTCGCTCTGTAGcgaggtgtctccgcttcgtgTCGCTCTCTCAACTCTTGTCGAAGTTTTCGTGGACCCGCGGGAAGGGGTCTTCTCCTTTGTGAAGGGAGTTTTCGCGTGCGCTGGTGGAGGCAAAGAAGGCAGCTCGACGAGCGCGCGGACGCCGGGCTTctcaggtgtacagacactggaAGCGGTCGCCGAGCCGCCCCGTCTGGAAATCCAGTGCCCGCGCCAGTGGATGCGGCCAGCGCTGTTCTCTTTTCACCCAGAATCAGCTGTTTGTcccggaaagaagagagccaTCCCCACATTCGGATTTGCCCCCCATGGCCGACATCTGTGTATGTCTCACCACTGTGGGCGACTCCTCGAGGGCTTATAACAAAATGGATGTGCAAATGCCGACCGTCTATTCGTAACAGTGGGTTTCTACATGGGAcgcgctgtctcgtttcGGCATGCAGAGGTTTTAATTGTAGTTCCAGGGACtcctgtgtttcttttcaggTAGTGGCTATCGCCTCGACCCCGCAACAGTTTAAGATTCCCACGTGGTTCCTCAACAGAcagaaggatgtgagagaCGGCAAGCACAAGCACGTCGTGGCGAACGGTTTGGACACCGTGTGGAGAGAGGATCTGGAGCGCCTGAAGAAGATGAGGCTTCACAGAGGTTTGCGTCACTACTGGGGACTCAAGGTCCGTGGTCAGCACACCAAGACGACTGGCCGCCACGGACGCACCGTCGGtgtcgcgaagaagaagggtTGCTAAACGCCAGGCTCccctgtgttttctcttcgtctgtgcTCTTTCGACCGGTGTGCGAGTCCCTGCCCTTGAGAAAAGACGTgcgcgcggcgtcttcgcctcgatATACCCTCTTCTGCAGTTGCTCGATGCGCGTGGGTCTGCTGGGTGTGTGGATCTATGTGTATCTGTGCGTAGGTCTGTGTGCATGCTTATGCCAGTGGAGGGTGCAAAGAGGTGGAGGGGACCCTCCGAGAGTCTAGGGAAGAACTGTGACGACGCACGACAGACCTGAAGCTTTCCGCACCTCTGAGAAACGAACCAGCCACGAGCCTGCTCCtcggatatatatatatatatatatatatgtaggtggAGCGGCTCgacggcgcgcctctcgctcgctttttgaaacgaggaacgcgacacacacgagacagaagagtcGCCTGAAGCTGCAGATTGCACCTTTGTGTCTTCTAGACACATTTACAccacgcacacgcacgcgGACCCACGCCAACGCCTCCGCTCACCGGAACACAGTAAACGCATCAGCAAATGCAAATAGGGCTGTGTAGACGGCTACGGGAGATAATCCGGTCAGTATCAGTCCTCGCGAGCGTTGAACAAACTTTTTCGGAGGTCCACTTCCCGATAGACTTGGTCACTAGTGGATGCTACGCgaggccgcatgcagttgttGAGGACAGACGGTTTACCGAAGGGAAGCGGAGGACTTTCGGTCTTTGATGActttctctgccgcttcctTCCAGCAGTTCAGGATTTCTTTGTGGAGTCCGTCTCCCACAGTCGGGGGTAGCTTTTGCTTTCCGCGCCGCCCGTGTTCCGCCTCGGATCTCCCTCGAgccgaggcggcagcgacTGTCCCCTTTTTCCCGACCCCGCCTGGgggtcttctcttctcagtGTATTCTCGCGCTGTGCGTGGAGACGCCAAGAGCTGGAAGGGCTTAGTGGCTATCCGAGACCGCATGGCTTTAGGACTTCTCTGGCTTGCCGCTTCGCTGGCACATCTGCGAGatccgagagaaacaggcgacGTGCGCCAGTCGAGCACCGGTGGAAGAGAACTCTGGCTCTTCTTTTGCGGCGTCTCGATTCTCCCCAGCACAGGCGAAGCTGAAGGCcgcggcgacgcctgcgaGCTTGGGGCTCGGAGCGAGCCTCCAgtggcagagacaggaagagacagtcccCGCGGGGAAGGAAACACTGTGGGGTGGTTGTCTTCAGGAGCCTCCTGGGTCTCACACTGTGCCTTCTCGACTCGGCGAATGTgcgtggagacagcggagcaCACGAGGCATACGCCTTCATCGGGCTTCAGGCACTTCAGCGCATACAGGGCCTTCTGTAGCTCCAGGCCTACCGAGAGGAACAGACGGAAGCATTTCGTGCTGACTATTGAAAACCCCAAAAGCTCGCCACTCTGTCCTGGAAACGAGTCAACGTTTGACGCGCAGTGTTGGTCGGAAGTGACGACAGGTCTTTTGTCAGACGAGAAACGTGGAAAGAAACACATAGTAAGAAACAACCGTACTCCTCCTTGTGTTCGCACGAGGTCCCATCTACGGATGCAAATCTTCTGTAGAGGGAGATCAATTCGGCAGGGATACAAGGAAGAAGTCTCCAGCTTCTGTTGGAAACCCAGACAGAAAGACGTTGGCCATTCGGGTAAAGAGAATACACTTCAGGAGAACAAAAGCTGAAACCGGTCTCACGAACAGACATTCTTTGTAGATCTCAGACTCCCCTAAATATCCGCGCATATACAtgggtgtatatacacagtGCAATTCCGCATACAAACAGACGGAAACACACTTGAttgtctgtatctcataaCTGCAGTCAGCACAGTGggcatatatagatatgtatatatttatatatatggggacagagagaggtcgCGATGTATTCGTAAGGAATGCACAAATACATGTCCACAGAGAAGCACTTGCCTTCTCGTATGCCCACCTTGCACATGCGTGATACTCTTTCGGAGTCCCTGGTGTTTTCTCCGGAGCGTCTCGACCATCGCGGCATTTTGTCGGTTGTAATACTCAGTTAGACGCTCGACTTTGCTTTCAAACGCAGCGCGCTCGGCCTCGTGCGTCTCTGTTAGTCTGGCAGCCTGCCGTTCGCGGCGAGCTTGCCGAGACGCTTCGTGTTCCTGCGCGTCCAAACGCTGCTGAGCCTCGAGTCGCCGCTGCagctcctctgcttcgtcgtAGCGTCCTTGATGGCCTGGAAAGCACACATTTTTCAGCGTTTCCTTCATAGTCTCTCTCACAGACATGTGTTGCGTATGCGTACGTCTACAAAAGGATCCTTAACACGTAGACACAGGCAAAGcctatacacacatgtatatggTTGTTTTTGGAGACAGggcatgtgtatatatgcggGTGGCTTCTTTGTATGGTCTAGTTCGGTTggcaggagggagacgctgAGTGTTGCTCTAGCGATGAAAAGAATCATTCGACGGGGGGTTTTCTTTCAGAGCGAGTGGGCCTTTTGCTTTGTTGCACATTCCGTTTGCTTAGCTGGCTTCCTGTGGAGACGTGGAACGCAGTTCGGTTTGCGCCTGCGGCCGTTGTCCCGTTTCCGTGTGACGCTCCAGAGACAAAGAGTGGCAGGAAGTGTTTCCTTCACGAGGTCATGCATTTCCGTGTTTCTGTCCCAAAACTGCTGTACACCTTCAAAGGATCGCCTTGCCGTGTCAATGCATCGGCGCTGGCAGCGAGTGGAAACAAGGTGGACGCTTCGCCGGAACGGCCGTTCGCATTCAAAGCACATCTGAGTCCGTATATACGGCTAGGCGCAACTTGCCAATGCCTCGGGAACAAAACAAAATGGTCAACCAGTCGGCATGTCCTGCTGCCTGTTGGACAAACACTTTCGAGTCCATTCAGCAGCCGTTGGCATATCGTGTGCACTGCCTGACCGAGGTACTGCATTTTCTTTTGCAGGTCGAACGCCTCCTTCTTGAATTTCGGCTTCGAtttgctgtcttctccggctTCTTGCCAGGAGAAACTCTGGCGTTCTGCGCTTTGTCTTGCCTGCAACTGCGACTTCCATTTTCGAATTCTGTCGACGAGCGCCGGTAGCTGCACAGTTTTCCACTGCGTCTCCAGCGAGTGGAGCTGGTTTCTgtgcgcctcgtcggcgtCAGAAAGCTGCTGGTACTGAtagcagaaaaggcgacaaagaCTCTCGAATTCACACCGGTACTGCAACTCATTAAGAGCCGCCTGTGCCTCGCGTGCCTTCCCAAACtcagctgcgtcttcgcaCTCTCTCTGGT is drawn from Neospora caninum Liverpool complete genome, chromosome X and contains these coding sequences:
- a CDS encoding putative 40S ribosomal protein S18, producing the protein MSIQVSNNQDFQHILRILNTNVDGREKVVIALTAIRGIGRRVSNLICKKADIDTNKRAGELTADEISKVVAIASTPQQFKIPTWFLNRQKDVRDGKHKHVVANGLDTVWREDLERLKKMRLHRGLRHYWGLKVRGQHTKTTGRHGRTVGVAKKKGC